A genomic region of Dehalococcoidia bacterium contains the following coding sequences:
- a CDS encoding acyl-CoA dehydrogenase family protein codes for MEFNDTPEEAAWRNEVREFLQKEYPTEFKRGGRGEREEGEGLFRDRKKEKAEDPIKRWRSALTSRGWVAPAWPKEYGGAGLDIKRQFVLNEEFAEFGAMNIGGFGTMMLGPTLIVHGSEEQKKEHLPGILNGQVQWCQGWSEPNAGSDVASVQTRAVRDGDDYVINGQKIWTTGAQFADMMYMLARTDPEAPKHRGISYFLLDMKAPGVSVRPLITMAGSATFNEVFFENVRVPARNRVGEENRGWYIGTTTLDFERSSIGSSVGVQKQLQGMLKFAKENPQIAVAAKSHGVKLEFADRWIEASVMRLMSYRVISMQNAGLIPNHEASMCKLFGSELGQRIAALGLKMTQMYGMVTGGDPKLAAAGRFGVGYVGAVSSTIAGGTSEIQRNIMAQRGLGLPRD; via the coding sequence ATGGAATTCAATGACACCCCGGAAGAGGCTGCGTGGCGCAACGAGGTCCGCGAGTTCCTCCAGAAGGAATACCCGACTGAATTCAAGCGCGGCGGACGTGGCGAGCGCGAAGAGGGTGAAGGCCTGTTCCGCGATCGCAAGAAGGAAAAAGCTGAAGACCCCATCAAGCGCTGGCGCTCCGCCCTCACCAGCCGCGGCTGGGTCGCGCCCGCATGGCCCAAGGAGTACGGCGGCGCCGGTCTCGATATCAAGCGCCAGTTCGTCCTCAACGAGGAGTTCGCAGAGTTCGGCGCCATGAACATCGGCGGCTTCGGCACCATGATGCTCGGCCCGACGCTCATCGTGCACGGCTCCGAAGAACAGAAGAAGGAACATCTGCCCGGCATCCTCAACGGCCAGGTGCAGTGGTGCCAGGGCTGGTCCGAGCCTAACGCCGGCTCCGATGTCGCGTCCGTGCAGACGCGCGCCGTCCGCGACGGCGACGACTACGTGATCAACGGCCAGAAGATCTGGACCACCGGCGCCCAGTTCGCCGATATGATGTACATGCTCGCGCGCACCGACCCCGAAGCGCCCAAGCACCGCGGCATCAGCTACTTCCTGCTCGATATGAAGGCGCCCGGCGTCAGCGTCCGTCCTCTGATCACCATGGCCGGTTCCGCCACCTTCAACGAGGTCTTCTTCGAAAACGTGCGCGTGCCCGCCCGCAACCGCGTCGGCGAGGAGAACCGCGGCTGGTACATCGGCACCACCACGCTCGACTTCGAGCGCTCGTCGATCGGATCATCGGTCGGCGTGCAGAAGCAACTGCAGGGCATGCTCAAGTTCGCGAAGGAAAATCCCCAGATCGCCGTCGCCGCGAAGAGCCACGGCGTCAAACTGGAGTTCGCCGACCGCTGGATCGAAGCGTCCGTCATGCGGTTGATGTCGTATCGCGTCATCAGCATGCAAAATGCCGGCCTCATCCCGAACCACGAAGCGTCGATGTGCAAGCTGTTCGGATCGGAACTCGGTCAGCGCATCGCCGCGCTCGGCCTGAAGATGACGCAGATGTACGGCATGGTCACCGGCGGCGATCCCAAGCTCGCGGCCGCCGGACGCTTCGGCGTCGGCTACGTCGGCGCCGTGTCATCGACGATCGCCGGCGGCACCAGCGAGATCCAGCGCAACATCATGGCCCAGCGCGGCCTCGGCCTGCCGCGGGACTGA
- a CDS encoding SDR family oxidoreductase: MELSGKVAVITGAGSGIGRAAALRLARDGASIVAADVNEDGARETVSLVERAGGAATAVRVDVTKSSDLQRMFDVAEEAYGGFDILYNNAGITTGQPRYPESPEEQWRRTIEVDLNAVIEGTRLAIPRLKARGGGVIINTASLAGLFGFQADPVYAAAKHGVVGLTRALVNLLPEANIRVNCVCPAVVRTPLVVGSIDRLTGADRAEAEQRLGSMPMLPPEEIAEAVYELIRDDTATGVVMGITLGDPRRVVEPPITLPVTSGDPAGGPQKR, from the coding sequence ATGGAACTGAGCGGCAAGGTGGCGGTTATTACGGGGGCGGGGTCGGGGATTGGGCGGGCTGCGGCGTTGCGGCTGGCGCGCGATGGGGCATCGATCGTCGCCGCGGACGTGAATGAGGATGGTGCGCGCGAGACGGTGTCACTCGTCGAGAGGGCGGGTGGCGCGGCGACGGCTGTGCGCGTAGACGTGACGAAGTCGTCTGACCTGCAGCGCATGTTCGATGTGGCGGAGGAGGCGTACGGCGGCTTCGACATTCTGTACAACAACGCCGGCATCACGACGGGGCAGCCCCGATACCCGGAATCGCCGGAGGAGCAATGGCGCCGAACGATCGAGGTTGACTTGAACGCGGTGATCGAAGGCACGCGGCTTGCGATTCCGCGTCTCAAGGCGCGGGGCGGCGGCGTGATCATCAATACGGCGTCGCTGGCGGGGTTGTTCGGGTTCCAGGCGGATCCGGTCTACGCGGCTGCCAAGCATGGCGTCGTCGGGTTGACGCGCGCGCTCGTGAACCTGCTGCCTGAGGCGAACATCCGCGTGAACTGCGTATGCCCGGCCGTCGTGAGGACGCCGCTTGTCGTGGGGAGCATCGATCGGCTGACCGGGGCAGACCGCGCCGAAGCGGAACAGCGTCTCGGTTCGATGCCGATGCTGCCGCCGGAGGAGATCGCCGAAGCGGTGTACGAACTGATCCGCGACGACACGGCGACGGGCGTGGTGATGGGGATCACGCTCGGCGACCCGCGACGGGTCGTCGAGCCGCCGATCACGCTGCCGGTGACGTCGGGCGATCCGGCCGGGGGGCCGCAGAAACGCTGA
- a CDS encoding GxxExxY protein — MNTDGTDVVGGGTQSAPLLSDRRDPDTYAIIGAAMEVHTELGAGFLEGVYQEALAVEFVIRGIPFDRERIVPVTYKGQQLACGYRADFVCFDAVLVELKALTRMGAIEQAQLLNYLKASGIKRGLLINFGATRLEYKRLVG, encoded by the coding sequence ATGAACACAGATGGCACAGATGTTGTTGGAGGCGGCACGCAGAGCGCGCCGCTTCTCAGCGATCGGCGGGATCCTGACACCTACGCGATTATTGGCGCCGCGATGGAGGTGCACACCGAGCTAGGTGCAGGTTTTCTCGAAGGCGTATACCAGGAAGCATTGGCGGTTGAATTCGTGATTCGCGGCATTCCGTTTGACCGTGAGAGAATTGTCCCCGTCACCTATAAAGGCCAACAACTTGCGTGTGGTTACCGCGCAGACTTCGTCTGCTTTGATGCCGTGCTCGTCGAGCTTAAGGCTTTGACGAGGATGGGCGCGATAGAGCAAGCTCAGCTATTGAACTATCTCAAGGCATCGGGGATCAAGCGAGGCCTCCTCATTAACTTCGGAGCGACGCGACTCGAATACAAACGTCTGGTGGGCTAA
- a CDS encoding LLM class flavin-dependent oxidoreductase, whose translation MKFGIFYEHQLPRPWDQGREQKLFQDALDQVELADKLGIDFAWEVEHHFLEEYSHSSAPEVFLAAASQRTKNIRLGHGITLLPPAYNPPARVAERIATLDLVSNGRVEFGTGESASRSELEGFGINPAQRRAMWREVIEQVANMMAMDPYPGFEGEFFSMPTRNVVPKPVQKPHPPMWVACSNRDTIHLAAQLGLGALTFAFVDPEEARHWVTDYYETFKRECVPVTHVVNPNIAMVSSFSCHPDEQEALRRGTDGFRFFQFALGHFYAFGKHRPGRTNIWERYEAMRDEMGTEVLGGGAGGIGTPAQLREHLRKFSDAGVDQAVFIQQGGNNLHENICEDLNLFAREVMPEFKEQEEARQRKKNEELAPYIEAALARKERMPALSEEQIPMYEAYGYNVAEIDASTLPPGQQGRLKQMRQMRKIVERFDAREADPAASR comes from the coding sequence ATGAAGTTTGGGATCTTCTACGAGCACCAGTTGCCGCGACCGTGGGACCAGGGGCGCGAGCAGAAGCTGTTTCAAGACGCGCTCGACCAGGTTGAACTGGCGGACAAGCTTGGCATCGACTTCGCGTGGGAGGTGGAGCATCACTTCCTCGAGGAGTATTCGCACTCGTCGGCGCCGGAGGTGTTCCTGGCGGCGGCGTCGCAGCGGACGAAGAACATCCGGCTGGGGCACGGCATCACGTTGCTGCCGCCGGCGTACAATCCGCCGGCGCGCGTGGCGGAGCGCATCGCGACGTTGGACCTGGTGTCGAACGGGCGCGTCGAGTTCGGCACGGGTGAATCGGCGAGTCGCAGCGAACTCGAAGGCTTCGGGATCAACCCGGCGCAGCGCCGCGCGATGTGGCGCGAGGTCATCGAGCAGGTCGCCAACATGATGGCGATGGACCCGTACCCGGGGTTCGAGGGCGAATTCTTTTCGATGCCGACGCGCAACGTCGTGCCGAAGCCGGTGCAGAAGCCGCACCCGCCGATGTGGGTGGCGTGCTCGAATCGGGACACGATCCACCTGGCGGCGCAACTCGGTCTCGGCGCGCTGACGTTCGCGTTCGTCGACCCGGAAGAAGCGCGGCACTGGGTGACGGACTACTACGAGACGTTCAAGCGCGAGTGCGTGCCGGTGACGCACGTCGTCAACCCGAACATCGCGATGGTGTCGAGTTTTTCGTGCCACCCGGATGAGCAGGAGGCGCTGCGTCGCGGCACGGACGGCTTCCGGTTTTTCCAGTTCGCGCTCGGGCACTTCTATGCATTCGGCAAGCACCGTCCGGGGCGCACGAACATCTGGGAGCGGTACGAAGCGATGCGCGACGAGATGGGTACGGAGGTGCTGGGCGGCGGCGCGGGCGGCATCGGTACGCCGGCGCAACTGCGGGAGCACCTGCGGAAGTTTTCGGACGCGGGCGTCGACCAGGCGGTGTTCATTCAGCAGGGTGGCAATAACCTGCACGAGAACATCTGCGAGGACCTCAACCTGTTCGCGCGTGAAGTGATGCCGGAGTTCAAGGAGCAGGAAGAGGCGCGGCAGCGCAAGAAGAACGAAGAGCTGGCGCCGTACATCGAAGCGGCGCTGGCGCGGAAGGAGCGCATGCCGGCGCTCTCAGAGGAGCAGATCCCGATGTACGAGGCGTATGGCTATAACGTCGCGGAGATCGATGCATCGACGTTGCCGCCGGGGCAGCAGGGGCGACTGAAGCAGATGCGCCAGATGCGGAAGATCGTCGAGCGGTTTGATGCGCGGGAGGCTGATCCTGCGGCTTCGCGGTAG
- a CDS encoding 4Fe-4S dicluster domain-containing protein — MAVVTIDLADCINCGWCRRVCPTETIKYFSTGKRTHVVEPDGCIDCGICVAVCPVDCIHPDPYVVPADELEIAKIKARAYAAKKRRQKQDRELLVARTLAKLAGSASHA; from the coding sequence ATGGCTGTCGTCACGATCGACCTCGCTGACTGCATCAACTGCGGCTGGTGCCGCCGCGTGTGCCCGACCGAGACGATCAAGTATTTCTCGACGGGCAAGCGCACGCATGTGGTTGAGCCGGATGGGTGTATCGACTGCGGGATCTGCGTCGCCGTGTGCCCGGTGGACTGCATACACCCTGACCCCTACGTCGTGCCGGCGGATGAGTTGGAGATCGCGAAAATCAAGGCGCGGGCGTACGCCGCAAAGAAGCGGCGGCAGAAGCAGGACCGCGAGCTACTCGTCGCGCGGACGCTCGCCAAACTCGCAGGGAGTGCATCGCATGCTTGA
- a CDS encoding MarR family transcriptional regulator has product MVQQEQAIDHHDLHELGIAPERLDRLIATAIAYGDAIGIIDSLRIKGWSEDGLTIPQMRLLWALRDEDGLPVGALADHLAVNPSTITGHVDRLVRMGLVRREEDPADRRIVRNYLTEQGATTVGTLRRIAGAYIINILKHLTDDELDRLHTALTDLNRAAAQARSLEED; this is encoded by the coding sequence GTGGTCCAGCAGGAACAGGCGATCGACCACCACGATTTGCACGAACTCGGCATCGCGCCCGAACGCCTCGACCGGCTCATCGCCACCGCGATTGCCTACGGCGATGCGATCGGCATCATCGATAGTCTCCGCATCAAGGGCTGGTCCGAGGACGGACTGACGATTCCGCAGATGCGCCTGCTGTGGGCGCTCCGCGACGAAGACGGTCTCCCCGTTGGCGCCCTCGCTGACCATCTCGCCGTCAACCCATCGACGATCACCGGCCACGTCGACCGGCTCGTGCGCATGGGCCTCGTGCGACGCGAAGAAGACCCCGCCGACCGGCGCATCGTGCGCAACTACCTCACCGAGCAGGGCGCGACGACCGTCGGCACCCTGCGACGCATCGCCGGCGCTTACATCATCAACATCCTCAAACACCTCACCGACGACGAACTCGATCGCCTCCACACCGCGCTCACGGACCTCAACCGCGCCGCCGCCCAGGCCCGCAGCCTCGAAGAAGACTGA
- a CDS encoding HAD family hydrolase, translating to MTLRAVLFDLDDTLWTASAPIDWAEITRLQAAMLATQLARLGLTVDCSDFVRRLWQAYGEAFPDPDRLDGVFEERRWLDGATHVRLAIEAHGVRCAEADAARIWEALHEVSLRAFNVELYPDAAATVAALVSAGYRLGIVTSRPFTSAITRRELLDQGLPDVFEVIVAAGELGYRKPHELLFASALQQLGVDSAEVVMVGDLYEQDIVPAANLGMMAVLKLNDRRPDERHVLARHQVASLEALLALPMFGC from the coding sequence ATGACGTTGCGCGCGGTGCTCTTCGACCTTGATGACACGCTGTGGACGGCGTCCGCGCCGATCGATTGGGCGGAGATTACGCGTCTCCAAGCGGCGATGCTCGCTACGCAGCTGGCGCGCCTCGGATTGACGGTCGATTGCAGCGACTTCGTGCGTCGGTTGTGGCAGGCATACGGCGAGGCGTTTCCGGATCCCGACCGGCTGGACGGCGTGTTCGAGGAGCGGCGTTGGCTGGACGGGGCGACTCACGTCCGATTGGCGATCGAGGCGCACGGCGTGCGTTGCGCGGAGGCGGATGCGGCGCGCATCTGGGAAGCGCTGCACGAGGTGTCGCTGCGCGCCTTCAATGTCGAGTTGTATCCGGACGCTGCTGCAACGGTCGCGGCTCTCGTCTCGGCGGGTTACCGGTTGGGGATCGTGACGAGCCGGCCGTTTACGTCCGCGATCACGCGCCGCGAACTGTTGGACCAGGGGTTGCCGGACGTGTTCGAGGTGATCGTCGCGGCGGGCGAGTTGGGGTATCGCAAGCCGCATGAGCTTCTATTCGCTTCGGCGCTTCAACAACTCGGCGTTGATAGTGCCGAGGTTGTCATGGTCGGCGACCTGTACGAGCAGGACATCGTGCCGGCGGCGAACCTGGGAATGATGGCGGTGTTGAAGCTGAACGATCGTCGACCCGACGAGCGGCACGTGCTGGCGCGGCATCAGGTGGCGTCGTTGGAGGCGTTGTTGGCGCTTCCGATGTTCGGTTGTTGA